The following proteins are co-located in the Anomalospiza imberbis isolate Cuckoo-Finch-1a 21T00152 chromosome 1, ASM3175350v1, whole genome shotgun sequence genome:
- the CYP7A1 gene encoding cytochrome P450 7A1 — protein MFLASWIWGTAVILCCVSWFLLGRRRRRQGEPPLENGSLPYLGCALKFGANPLEFLKEKQKKHGHIFTCHVAGKYIHFLTDPFSYHALMRQGKHLDWKKFHFATSAKAFGHGSIDPAEGNTTENFHQTFIRTLQGNALDALIEAMMENLQYVMLQSRAPKLQSNTWVTEGLYTFCCQVMFESGFLTLFGKELNSNNDKNLSSKQETERAHILNALENFKEFDKIFPALVAGLPIHLFKSAHSAREKLGEALLHKNLLKRDNLSQLVTLRMFLNDTLSTFDDMEKAKTHVAVLWASQANTIPATFWTLFYLLKSPEAMRAASKEVQSVLETAEDSISLDGKHMSLNRKQLDNMPILDSIIKEAMRLSSASMTFRVAKEDFTLHLENDFYNIRKDDIVALYPQLLHFDPEIYADPLTFKYNRFLNEKGEEKTDFYRNGRKLKYYYMPFGTGIAKCPGRLFAVHEIKQFLALIFSYFEIELVDSNVKCPSLDQSRAGLGILQPSNDIDFRYRLKYL, from the exons ATGTTCCTAGCATCCTGGATCTGGGGAACGGCAGTAATACTTTGTTGTGTGTCTTGGTTTCTTctagggaggaggagaag GCGGCAAGGTGAGCCACCACTTGAAAATGGATCCCTTCCATACCTGGGCTGTGCATTGAAGTTTGGTGCCAACCCCCTTGAATTCcttaaagaaaagcagaagaagcATGGCCACATCTTCACTTGCCATGTAGCAGGGAAATACATTCATTTCCTCACTGACCCTTTTTCATACCATGCATTGATGCGCCAGGGAAAACACTTGGACTGGAAAAAGTTCCACTTTGCTACCTCTGCCAAG GCTTTTGGGCATGGTAGCATTGACCCAGCAGAGGGAAACACCACTGAAAATTTTCATCAGACTTTCATTAGAACCCTTCAAGGCAATGCCCTAGATGCTCTCATTGAAGCAATGATGGAAAACCTACAGTACGTCATGCTGCAGTCAAGAGCACCTAAGCTTCAGTCTAATACCTGGGTGACAGAAGGACTTTATACGTTCTGTTGCCAAGTGATGTTCGAGTCTGGCTTTTTAACACTTTTTGGTAAAGAATTGAATTCAAATAATGACAAAAACCTATCATCAAAGCAGGAAACTGAGAGAGCTCATATCCTAAATGCTCTTGAAAACTTCAAGGAATTCGATAAGATTTTCCCAGCCCTCGTGGCAGGGCTGCCTATCCACCTCTTCAAGAGTGCCCACAGTGCACGAGAGAAGCTGGGAGAGGCACTCCTGCACAAGAACCTCCTGAAAAGGGACAACCTCTCTCAGCTTGTCACCCTCCGCATGTTCCTGAACGACACCCTCTCAACCTTTGATGACATGGAAAAAGCCAAGACCCACGTGGCAGTGCTCTGGGCCTCTCAAGCAAACACCATTCCTGCCACTTTTTGGACCTTGTTCTATCTTCTTAA GAGTCCAGAAGCAATGAGAGCTGCTAGCAAAGAAGTGCAAAGTGTTTTGGAAACTGCTGAAGACAGTATCAGCTTAGATGGCAAACATATGTCCTTGAACCGGAAACAGCTGGATAATATGCCAATACTAG ACAGCATCATCAAGGAGGCGATGAGGCTCTCCAGTGCATCCATGACTTTCCGAGTGGCCAAGGAGGATTTCACTTTGCACTTGGAGAACGACTTTTACAACATTCGCAAAGATGACATTGTAGCTCTTTAtcctcagctgctgcatttCGATCCAGAAATCTATGCTGATCCCTTG ACATTCAAATACAATCGCTTCCTGAAtgagaagggagaggagaagacCGACTTCTACCGGAACGGCCGGAAGCTGAAGTATTATTACATGCCTTTTGGGACAGGCATAGCAAAGTGCCCGGGCAGGTTATTTGCTGTCCATGAAATTAAACAATTTTTGGCTCtgattttttcatattttgagATAGAGCTTGTGGACAGCAATGTGAAGTGTCCCTCTTTAGATCAATCCCGTGCAGGACTGGGTATTTTGCAGCCATCCAATGACATTGATTTCAGGTACAGGCTGAAATACTTATGA